One Vigna unguiculata cultivar IT97K-499-35 chromosome 11, ASM411807v1, whole genome shotgun sequence DNA window includes the following coding sequences:
- the LOC114170366 gene encoding uncharacterized protein LOC114170366 gives MRRSGKHEGVGEEKLIDNKIDKFLNRLSCAAITIASLTLLFLFLRTPNTCVPGRALAKPHLHFPKSTCDFTTRLHVPTEKRNLRLHSTRLWKVKVHSFSVLFRDLQILHNHSHVLCISAGAGHEVEALHRLGVEEVTGVEILESPPLVGRADPHNLPFFDGAFDLAFTARFDDALFPARFAAEMERVVRSGGACCVLVAECGDDEVREVVGLFRNSKLVRSSNVSLSGTRMTSILMRTSDNTS, from the coding sequence ATGAGGAGATCTGGAAAACATGAAGGCGTGGGAGAAGAGAAACTCATTGacaataaaattgacaaatttcTCAACAGGCTATCGTGCGCCGCGATCACAATAGCCTCCCTCACGCTCCTCTTCCTATTCCTCCGCACGCCCAACACCTGCGTCCCCGGCCGCGCGCTGGCCAAGCCGCACCTCCACTTCCCCAAGTCCACCTGCGACTTCACCACGCGCCTCCACGTCCCCACTGAGAAGCGCAACCTCCGCCTCCATTCCACGCGCCTCTGGAAGGTCAAGGTCCACTCCTTCTCCGTCCTATTCCGCGACCTCCAAATCCTCCATAACCACTCCCACGTCCTCTGCATCTCCGCCGGCGCCGGTCACGAGGTCGAGGCGCTTCATCGCCTCGGCGTCGAGGAAGTCACCGGCGTCGAGATCCTCGAATCGCCGCCGCTCGTCGGCCGCGCCGATCCGCACAACCTCCCGTTCTTCGACGGCGCCTTCGACCTCGCCTTCACCGCGCGCTTCGACGATGCACTCTTCCCAGCGCGCTTCGCCGCAGAGATGGAGCGCGTGGTCAGGTCTGGCGGCGCGTGCTGTGTCCTCGTGGCGGAATGTGGGGACGATGAGGTGAGAGAGGTGGTAGGTTTGTTTAGGAATTCGAAGCTTGTTAGATCCAGTAATGTTTCTTTGTCTGGAACGAGAATGACCAGCATTCTTATGAGAACTAGTGATAATACTTCTTGA